Below is a genomic region from Paraburkholderia sp. BL23I1N1.
CTTCAGCAACTGCGAAACGGTCGGCTCGGTGGTCATGCCCGCGTCGATGCGGTTCTGCTTGATGGCGGCGATAAAGCTGTTGTCCGCGCCAACCGGCAGCAGCGTGTATTGCGTGGACGGCACGCCCGCACGCTGCGCGAGGTATTGCGTGAGGAAACTGGTCGACGAGCCGAGGCCGGTCACGCCGAGCGTCTTGCCCTTCACGTCGGCCATGCTCTTGAGCGTTTCGGAGGCCTTGGTGGAGACCATTTCCACTTCACCCGGCACCTGGCCGAAAATCACCAGTGCCTGGACTTCCTTGCCCTTGCTCTGCAGGTCGATGGTGTGATCGTAGAAGCCCACCACGCCTTGCACCGCGCCTGCCAGCAATTCGTTTTCCGCATCCACGCCGGCCGGTTGCGAGAGGATTTCGACGTCGAGGCCTTCGTCCCTGAAGTAGCCGAGCTGCTCCGTGAGCTTGGCCGGCAGATAGATGATCTTGGTGGCGCCGCCAACCATGATCGTCAGTTTTTCGGCGTGAGCCGCGGCCGATGCGGCGGCAAGGGTGAATGCAACACCTGACACGGCGGCAATCTGGCGCAAGGTACGCATGGAGCAGTCTCCTTAGGTTTAGTCGCCGCTATGTGTGGATGCGGCGCTTTCTGGATGAATGACGTGGATTATAGAAATTGAAAACCTTCTGGCAGCTTTCGGGGCTGTCGGGAAATCATGGGTGTTAACCCGAGAATTCGCCGCAACTTGGCCGCAACCCCGCTGCAGTCTGGCCGCAGCCCGGCCGCAAACGCCCCCACGCGTTGCGCAAACCGTTCCGGACGCGCGCAAAGCCCTTGTTTTACGGCACAATCGGCGTCCTGACTTTTGCTGTTTATTTCGCCGGTCCCGCCATGAAGCTGCTGCTAATCGAAGACAACCCCACGCTGGCGCACTGGCTCGCGAAGATGCTGGAGCAGGAAGCGTTCGCGCTCGACGCCGTGCAGGACGGCGACTCGGCCGACCGCCTCCTGCGCACCAATCACTACGACGTGATCCTGCTCGACCTGAATCTGCCGAAGCTGTCCGGCAAGAACGTGCTGCGCCGTTTGCGCCAGCGCGGGGACGCCACACCGGTGCTGATCCTGACCGCGAGCGGTTCGATCGACGAAAAAGTGGAGCTGCTCGGCGCCGGTGCGGACGACTACCTGGTGAAGCCTTTCGAAGTGCGCGAGTTGATTGCGCGGATCAAGGTGGCGATCCGCCGCCAGTCGCCGTCGAAAGCGAGCGAAGTAGTGTGCGGCGATCTCGCGTTCGACATCGACACACGTCAGTTCACGCTGAAGGGCGCGCCGCTGAACGTCACGCCGCGTGAGCGCTCGGTGCTCGAAACGCTGATTCTGCGTCTGGGCAAGACGGTGACAAAACCGGCCCTGGTCGACGCGATTTTCACGCTCGCGGACGAGCCGAGCGAGGACGCGGTCGAGATCTATATTTCGCGGTTGCGCAAAAAGCTCGACGGCAGTTCGGCAGCGATCGTTACGCTGCGTGGGCTGGGTTATTTGCTGCGCAAGAAAGAAGATGACCAATAGTCTGCGCATGCGCCTGCTGTGGTGGCTGCTGGTGCCGCTCGCGCTGTACGTGTTCGTCACAGGCAAGGCCGAGTACGACAACGCGCGGCGCACGGCAGATCTGGTGCAGGACAACCAGCTCATTTCGTCGGCGCGCATGATTGCCGGCGAGGTGGAATGGGTGGACGGTTTTCTGCGCGTGGACGTGCCGCCCGCCGCGCTGGAAATATTCGTGTCGCCGTACCGCGATCAGGTGTTCTACAGCGTGCGGGTCGACGATGGCCGCCTGCTGGCGGGCACACCCGATTTCCCGCAGCGCGCGGCGCAAGCGCCCGACACGCCCGATCACTACGACGCCGAACTCCAGGGCCAGCCTGTGCGCGCGGTCGGATTAGTGCGTCTGATGTACGACAACGGCGCGACGCGCCGCGTGCGCGTGACCGTGGGCAAGACGGTGCGCTCGCGCGACGCGATGGCGCAGCAATTGTGGCAGCCGCAACTCGTTCGGCAGATCGAGATGATCTTGCTGGCCGTCGCGCTGGCCTGCATCGGACTCACGTTCGAACTGCGGCCGCTGATGAAAGTGAAGGAAGACGTCGCCGATCGCGACCCCATGCAGCTTGAGCCGATTCGCGTCGAACGCCTGCATACCGAGTTGCGGCCCATTGTCGAAGCGATCAATCAATGTATCGCGCGGCTCGGCGTGCAGGTGGCCGCACAACGGCGTTTTATCGCCGACGCCGCGCACCAGTTGCGTACGCCGCTCACACTGCTCGGCACGCAGTTGCAGTTCGCACGCCAGCAGGATGGCCTGAATCCCGCGCTCGACGAAGCGCTCGCCGCGATGCATCGCAGCAATCGTTCGATGGTCGGGCTCACCAACAAGTTGCTGCTGCTCGCGCAGGCCGAGGCCGCCGACAACACGCAACTGGCGGTGGAAACGGTGGATCTGGTGCCGCTTGCCATGGAAGTTGTGGAGGATCTGGCGCTGCTCGCCCAGGCCCGTGACATCGATCTGGGCGCGGAACTGAGCGGCCCCGCGCCGGTGGCCGGGCACCGGGGCCTGCTTCAGGCGCTGATCGCCAACCTCGCGGAGAACGCGATCCGGTATACCGGCAGTGGCGGCCACGTCACGGTGGCGGTGAGCGCGCTGGCCGATTCGGTCGCCGTGTCGGTGCTGGACGACGGCCCCGGCATTCCGGCCGAGTCGCGCAACCGGGTGTTCGAGCCGTTTTTCAGGGCGTCGGCGGATACGGAAGGAACGGGCCTCGGCCTCGCCATCGTGCGCGAAATCGCGGACGCGCACCACGGCGAGATCGTGCTCAAGCCGGGCGAAGGCGGCAAAGGCGTGCATATCACGGTCACGTTTCCGCGTGCACCGGCGGAAGCGCTTCCGCCGGGTTAAATCAGCCGCTTCATCCAGAACAGAGGAACGACGAATCGTGTTTTCAGGCAGTTTGCGCGGACGCTTGCTGTGGTGGCTTTTGCTGCCACTGGCGGCGTTCGTTTCCATTTCCGGCATGATTTCGTATCGCAACGCGCAGACCACGGCCGACCTGGTTCAGGACAACGCATTACTATCGTCGATGCGCATCATCGGCGAGGACATCGACTGGGATAACGGCAACGTTTCGATCCAGATTCCGCCGGCCGCGCTCGAGCTGTTCGAATCGCCGGAACAGGACAGCGTGTTCTATCGCGTCGAAGCGAGCGGCAACCGCTTGATGGCCGGGAGTCTTGATTTGCCAGTGCCGCGCGGCGTGAGCGACGTCCCCATGCTGTACTCGACGCATCTCGACGACGGCCGCGCCGTGCGCGCGGCTGCATACGTGCGGCAGTTATACGATTCGGGCCGCACTGAAGAAGTCGTCGTGGCGGTTGCGAAGACGGAAGGCTCGCGCGACGCGATGGTGTGGCGTTTGTTGCGTCCGCAACTATTTGGCGAGGTGCTCACGCTGGTGCTGGCTATGGTGTTCGTCTATCTCGGCCTGACCTTCGAACTGGGCCCGTTGATGAAGGTGAAAGACGACGTTTCCGATCGCAACGCGTCGCAACTTGAACCGATACGTGTGGCGCGTTTGCATGTCGAATTAAGGCCTATCGTCGAAGCGATCAACCAGTGCATTGCGCGCATGGGGCAGCAGGCCGCAACCCAGCGGCAATTCATTTCCGATGCCGCGCATCAGTTGCGCACGCCGCTCGCGCTGCTGCTTGCGCAGATCCAGTTTGCGCGGCAACGTGAGAATCGCGACGTGCCGCTCAACGAAGCGCTGACCGGCATGCATAAAAGCAGCCGCAAGCTGACTACCTTGACGAACAAATTGTTGCTGCTCGCTCAGGCCGAGTCCGAGGCGCCCGCCAATACGCGCGAACGGGTCGATCTGAGCGCGTTGATCGCGGGGGTATTGGAGGAACTGATTGCATTTGCGCAGTCGCGTGCAATCGATCTGGGTGCCGAACTGGAAGACGGTTTGTACGTGACCGGCGACGAGGCATTGACTGCGGCGCTCGTGACCAATCTCGTCGACAACGCGCTGCGCTACACGCAACCCGGCGGCCGCGTCACCGTGCACACGCAGCGCAGCAATGACAGGGCGATCGTGCGTGTGATCGACAATGGACCGGGTATCAAAGCCGAAGCGAGGGCGCGCGTGTTCGAGCGGTTCTATCGCGCGTCGAGTCACGCCGACGGAACCGGACTCGGCTTGCCAATCGTGCGCGAGATCGCTCATCGGCAAGGCGGCAACGTCACGCTTGAACCGGGAGAGGGCGGGGTTGGGCTGGTCGCCACCGTCGAGATGCGACTATGGTCGGCAGCGGTTTGATGCGCCGACATATCAGGGGAGAGCTATGAAACTGTTGCTCGTTGAAGACGACGCTGACCTCGCGCGCTGGGTGATGAACCTCATGCAGGTCGAGAATTTCGCGGTTGACTGGGCGCAGGATGGCGAGCGGGCGGAGACGCTGCTCGGCCTGCAGTGCTACGACGCGGTGCTGCTGGATCTGCGCTTGC
It encodes:
- a CDS encoding ABC transporter substrate-binding protein, whose product is MRTLRQIAAVSGVAFTLAAASAAAHAEKLTIMVGGATKIIYLPAKLTEQLGYFRDEGLDVEILSQPAGVDAENELLAGAVQGVVGFYDHTIDLQSKGKEVQALVIFGQVPGEVEMVSTKASETLKSMADVKGKTLGVTGLGSSTSFLTQYLAQRAGVPSTQYTLLPVGADNSFIAAIKQNRIDAGMTTEPTVSQLLKTGDAKVLVDMRTLEGTRAALGGTYPASSFYVQRAWAESHKDDAAKLAHAFAKTLNFIATHSAEDIAAKMPKDYYGNNKDLYVGALKASLPMFTKDGKMPADGPDTVLKVLSAFNPSVKGKHIDLAKTYTNDYVSTAVKTAAK
- a CDS encoding response regulator; its protein translation is MKLLLIEDNPTLAHWLAKMLEQEAFALDAVQDGDSADRLLRTNHYDVILLDLNLPKLSGKNVLRRLRQRGDATPVLILTASGSIDEKVELLGAGADDYLVKPFEVRELIARIKVAIRRQSPSKASEVVCGDLAFDIDTRQFTLKGAPLNVTPRERSVLETLILRLGKTVTKPALVDAIFTLADEPSEDAVEIYISRLRKKLDGSSAAIVTLRGLGYLLRKKEDDQ
- a CDS encoding sensor histidine kinase, with product MTNSLRMRLLWWLLVPLALYVFVTGKAEYDNARRTADLVQDNQLISSARMIAGEVEWVDGFLRVDVPPAALEIFVSPYRDQVFYSVRVDDGRLLAGTPDFPQRAAQAPDTPDHYDAELQGQPVRAVGLVRLMYDNGATRRVRVTVGKTVRSRDAMAQQLWQPQLVRQIEMILLAVALACIGLTFELRPLMKVKEDVADRDPMQLEPIRVERLHTELRPIVEAINQCIARLGVQVAAQRRFIADAAHQLRTPLTLLGTQLQFARQQDGLNPALDEALAAMHRSNRSMVGLTNKLLLLAQAEAADNTQLAVETVDLVPLAMEVVEDLALLAQARDIDLGAELSGPAPVAGHRGLLQALIANLAENAIRYTGSGGHVTVAVSALADSVAVSVLDDGPGIPAESRNRVFEPFFRASADTEGTGLGLAIVREIADAHHGEIVLKPGEGGKGVHITVTFPRAPAEALPPG
- a CDS encoding sensor histidine kinase, whose amino-acid sequence is MFSGSLRGRLLWWLLLPLAAFVSISGMISYRNAQTTADLVQDNALLSSMRIIGEDIDWDNGNVSIQIPPAALELFESPEQDSVFYRVEASGNRLMAGSLDLPVPRGVSDVPMLYSTHLDDGRAVRAAAYVRQLYDSGRTEEVVVAVAKTEGSRDAMVWRLLRPQLFGEVLTLVLAMVFVYLGLTFELGPLMKVKDDVSDRNASQLEPIRVARLHVELRPIVEAINQCIARMGQQAATQRQFISDAAHQLRTPLALLLAQIQFARQRENRDVPLNEALTGMHKSSRKLTTLTNKLLLLAQAESEAPANTRERVDLSALIAGVLEELIAFAQSRAIDLGAELEDGLYVTGDEALTAALVTNLVDNALRYTQPGGRVTVHTQRSNDRAIVRVIDNGPGIKAEARARVFERFYRASSHADGTGLGLPIVREIAHRQGGNVTLEPGEGGVGLVATVEMRLWSAAV